In one Limosilactobacillus oris genomic region, the following are encoded:
- the rfbD gene encoding dTDP-4-dehydrorhamnose reductase, with protein MSKILITGANGQLGTELRHLLDEQGIEYSAFDSHEMDITDKATVDARFNTEQPEIVFHCAAFTAVDPAEDEKKDLNWAVNEAGTKNVAEAAQQAGATLVYISTDYVFDGTNEGEYQVDAPTNPKNEYGKAKLAGERLVEQIMDKYYIIRTSWVFGQYGKNFVYTMLRLAKDHDRLTVVADQVGRPTWTRTLAEFMLYAVQHQIPFGLYQLSNDGSCSWYEFASEILKDQPVEVTAVTSEEYPQKAYRPRHSIMSLDKVKATGFTPISWQEALKNFLKQVD; from the coding sequence ATGTCTAAAATTTTAATCACTGGGGCTAACGGGCAACTGGGGACCGAACTCCGCCACTTATTGGATGAGCAGGGAATTGAGTACAGCGCCTTTGACTCCCATGAGATGGACATTACCGATAAGGCTACCGTTGATGCCCGCTTTAATACGGAGCAGCCGGAAATCGTCTTCCACTGTGCGGCCTTTACCGCCGTGGATCCGGCCGAAGACGAAAAGAAAGACTTGAACTGGGCGGTCAATGAGGCCGGTACCAAGAACGTTGCCGAAGCCGCTCAACAGGCGGGGGCCACCCTGGTCTACATCAGCACCGACTACGTCTTTGACGGGACCAATGAGGGCGAGTACCAGGTCGACGCGCCGACCAACCCAAAGAATGAGTACGGGAAGGCCAAGCTGGCGGGCGAGCGGCTGGTAGAACAGATCATGGATAAATACTACATCATTCGAACTTCCTGGGTCTTCGGTCAGTATGGTAAAAACTTTGTCTACACGATGCTGCGGCTGGCAAAGGACCATGACCGGCTGACCGTCGTTGCGGATCAGGTTGGTCGGCCAACCTGGACCCGGACCCTGGCGGAGTTCATGCTTTACGCGGTTCAACACCAGATTCCATTCGGCCTGTACCAATTATCCAATGATGGCTCCTGCTCTTGGTATGAGTTTGCCAGTGAGATTTTGAAAGACCAGCCGGTAGAGGTGACAGCGGTAACCTCGGAAGAATACCCGCAAAAGGCATACCGGCCCCGGCATTCCATCATGAGTTTGGATAAGGTCAAGGCCACCGGCTTTACGCCAATCAGCTGGCAGGAAGCCCTGAAAAATTTTCTGAAACAAGTTGATTAA
- the rfbB gene encoding dTDP-glucose 4,6-dehydratase, whose translation MNILVTGGAGFIGSNFIHYMLEKHPDDNLINLDLLTYAGNIHNLDDVKDNPHYHFVKGNIVNRELVTHLVHEFNIDHIVNFAAESHVDRSILHPEVFVETNVQGTLALLDVAKREGVEKFLQVSTDEVYGTLGATGYFTEESPLQPNSPYSASKASADMMVRAYYETYGLNVNITRCSNNYGPYQFPEKLIPLMTSNGMEGKDLPIYGNGKNIRDWLYVSDHCQAIDLVLRDGKPGEIYNVGGHNERTNNEIVHLIVDNLGISEDHIKYVKDRLGHDKRYAIDPTKIETELGWKPEYTFDTGIVKTIDWYKNNEDWWQPLKAKAALK comes from the coding sequence ATGAATATTTTAGTTACTGGTGGGGCCGGCTTTATCGGTTCTAACTTTATTCACTACATGCTGGAAAAGCACCCGGATGACAACCTGATCAACCTTGACCTCTTAACCTATGCGGGGAACATCCACAACCTGGACGACGTTAAGGACAACCCACACTACCACTTTGTTAAGGGAAACATCGTCAACCGGGAGCTCGTCACCCACCTGGTGCACGAATTCAACATCGACCACATCGTCAACTTCGCGGCCGAATCGCACGTTGACCGGTCAATCTTGCACCCCGAAGTTTTCGTGGAAACCAATGTTCAGGGGACCCTGGCTCTCTTGGATGTAGCCAAGCGCGAGGGGGTTGAGAAGTTCCTGCAGGTTTCCACCGACGAAGTTTACGGGACCCTGGGAGCCACCGGCTACTTCACCGAGGAATCGCCACTGCAACCAAACTCACCGTACTCCGCAAGCAAGGCCTCTGCTGACATGATGGTTCGGGCCTACTACGAGACTTACGGTCTGAACGTCAACATCACCCGTTGTTCCAACAACTACGGGCCATACCAATTCCCTGAAAAGCTGATTCCGCTGATGACTTCTAACGGAATGGAAGGTAAGGACCTGCCAATTTACGGGAATGGTAAGAACATCCGTGACTGGCTCTACGTTTCCGACCACTGCCAAGCGATTGACCTGGTCCTCCGTGATGGTAAGCCGGGTGAAATTTACAACGTTGGTGGTCACAACGAACGGACCAACAATGAGATCGTCCACCTGATTGTGGATAACTTGGGAATTTCCGAAGACCACATCAAGTACGTCAAGGACCGGCTGGGCCACGATAAGCGCTACGCCATCGACCCGACGAAGATTGAAACTGAACTGGGCTGGAAGCCGGAATACACCTTTGATACTGGAATCGTGAAGACGATTGACTGGTACAAAAACAACGAAGACTGGTGGCAGCCACTGAAGGCCAAGGCAGCTTTGAAGTAA